In Streptomyces ambofaciens ATCC 23877, a single genomic region encodes these proteins:
- a CDS encoding TDT family transporter produces MVTAARSRSVPAEQPLSPAAPARRALAVRHLGPNWYACVMGTAVVGTAGAALPWHVPGWRAVCTAVWALSFLLLGTLLVARSLHWRHHRDQARAHLLDPAAAPFYGCLSMALLAVGGGSVSLGRDWIGAFAAVALCAVLFAAGTAVALAAAVGVPYLMAVRHRIGPGQAGPVWLLPLVAPMVSAAVGPLLVPHLPPGQPRETLLLACVTLFGMSLLAALVTLPVIFGRLLTGGPLPLALTPTLFLVLGPLGQSTTAVGQFAEVAPGAGPTPYGTAFGVFAVLYGVPVMGFALWWLCLAAAHVVRARREGMGFSMTWWSFTFPVGTCVTGSQSLARHTGLAAYDALTVVLYAVLVAAWAVAAVHTARGVVSGALLAGPRPAPGGPRPVTVRTT; encoded by the coding sequence ATGGTCACCGCAGCCCGGTCCCGCTCCGTCCCCGCGGAGCAGCCCCTCTCCCCCGCCGCCCCCGCCCGGCGCGCCCTCGCCGTCCGTCATCTCGGGCCCAACTGGTACGCCTGCGTCATGGGGACCGCCGTCGTCGGTACCGCGGGAGCCGCGCTGCCCTGGCACGTGCCGGGGTGGCGCGCCGTCTGCACCGCGGTCTGGGCGCTGTCCTTCCTCCTGCTGGGGACGCTGCTGGTGGCCCGTTCCCTGCACTGGCGCCACCATCGCGACCAGGCCCGTGCCCATCTGCTCGACCCGGCGGCGGCGCCGTTCTACGGCTGTCTGTCGATGGCGCTCCTGGCCGTCGGCGGCGGGTCCGTCTCCCTGGGCCGGGACTGGATCGGCGCCTTCGCCGCGGTCGCCCTGTGCGCCGTGCTCTTCGCCGCCGGTACGGCCGTCGCGCTCGCGGCCGCGGTCGGGGTGCCGTACCTGATGGCCGTGCGCCACCGGATCGGGCCCGGGCAGGCAGGGCCGGTGTGGCTGCTGCCGCTCGTCGCGCCGATGGTCTCCGCGGCCGTCGGGCCGCTCCTGGTCCCGCACCTCCCGCCGGGACAGCCGCGCGAGACGCTGCTGCTCGCCTGCGTCACCCTGTTCGGGATGAGCCTGCTCGCGGCGCTGGTGACGCTGCCCGTGATCTTCGGCAGGCTACTCACCGGCGGTCCGCTGCCGCTCGCGCTGACTCCGACGCTGTTCCTGGTGCTGGGCCCGCTCGGGCAGTCCACGACCGCCGTGGGGCAGTTCGCGGAGGTGGCCCCCGGGGCCGGCCCGACCCCGTACGGCACGGCGTTCGGGGTCTTCGCCGTCCTGTACGGCGTTCCCGTCATGGGCTTCGCGCTGTGGTGGCTGTGCCTCGCCGCCGCGCACGTCGTGCGGGCCCGGCGCGAGGGCATGGGGTTCTCGATGACGTGGTGGTCGTTCACCTTCCCGGTGGGCACCTGCGTCACCGGCTCGCAGTCGCTGGCCCGGCACACCGGACTGGCCGCCTACGACGCCCTCACCGTCGTCCTGTACGCGGTGCTCGTCGCCGCCTGGGCCGTCGCCGCCGTGCACACCGCGCGCGGCGTGGTCAGCGGCGCGCTGCTCGCAGGGCCGCGTCCAGCACCCGGGGGGCCTCGGCCAGTGACGGTCCGTACCACGTGA
- a CDS encoding LysR family transcriptional regulator — protein sequence MSSGTGSARRSGDTDGAEGGQDPRGRHVAGSLAHRVPDLGAMELLLAVARLGSLGGAARELGITQPAASSRIRSMERQLGVALVDRSPRGSRLTDAGALVTDWARRIVEAAEAFDAGAQALRDRRDSRLRVAASMTIAEYLLPGWLVALRTQLPDTAVSLLAGNSAAVAERLLSGEADLGFVEGVSVPAGLDSAVIAHDRLIVVTAPGHPWARRRRPLEAAELAATPLILREQGSGTRQVLDAALGGLARPLIELSSTTAVKAAAVSGAGPSVLSELAVGEELTTRRLVRVPVADVALARDLRAVWPTGHRPTGPARQLLSLTRA from the coding sequence ATGAGCAGCGGTACGGGCAGCGCCAGGCGGTCGGGTGACACGGACGGCGCGGAGGGCGGACAGGACCCCCGGGGGCGGCACGTGGCGGGCTCCCTGGCGCACCGGGTGCCGGATCTCGGCGCCATGGAGCTGCTGCTGGCGGTGGCGCGGCTGGGCAGTCTCGGCGGGGCGGCACGTGAGCTGGGCATCACCCAGCCGGCCGCCAGCAGCCGCATCCGGTCGATGGAACGCCAGCTCGGGGTCGCCCTGGTGGACCGTTCGCCGCGCGGTTCGCGGCTGACCGACGCCGGGGCGCTGGTCACGGACTGGGCGCGCCGGATCGTGGAGGCCGCCGAGGCGTTCGACGCGGGAGCGCAGGCGCTGCGGGACCGGCGGGACTCGCGGCTGCGGGTGGCGGCGAGCATGACGATCGCCGAGTACCTGCTGCCGGGCTGGCTGGTCGCCCTGCGCACCCAGCTGCCGGACACCGCGGTGTCGCTGCTCGCCGGGAACTCCGCGGCGGTGGCGGAGCGCCTGCTGTCCGGCGAGGCCGACCTGGGCTTCGTGGAGGGAGTGAGCGTCCCCGCGGGCCTCGACTCGGCTGTCATCGCCCACGACCGCCTGATCGTCGTGACGGCACCGGGTCACCCCTGGGCCCGCCGCCGGCGCCCGCTCGAGGCGGCGGAACTGGCCGCCACCCCGCTGATCCTGCGGGAACAGGGCTCCGGCACCCGGCAGGTCCTGGACGCGGCGCTGGGCGGCCTGGCCCGCCCCCTGATCGAGCTCTCGTCGACCACCGCCGTCAAGGCGGCCGCGGTGAGCGGGGCCGGCCCCTCGGTCCTCAGCGAACTCGCCGTCGGCGAGGAACTCACGACCCGGCGCCTGGTGCGCGTGCCCGTGGCGGACGTCGCCCTGGCCCGCGACCTGCGAGCGGTCTGGCCCACGGGCCACCGCCCGACCGGCCCGGCCCGGCAACTGCTCTCACTGACGCGGGCGTAG
- a CDS encoding gamma-glutamyl-gamma-aminobutyrate hydrolase family protein, which translates to MAGMPLIGVSTYLETGARWGVWELEAALLPAGYPRLVQRAGGLAVMLPPDAPEHASATVARLDGLVIAGGPDVEPARYGAERDPRTGPPARARDTWELALIEAALSTGVPLLGVCRGMQLLNVALGGTLVQHIDGHAEAVGVFGGHPVTPVPGTLYAGVVPEEVFVPTYHHQAVDRLGTGLVPSAHAADGTVEALELPSGRGWVLGVQWHPEMGEDVRVMAALVNAAASD; encoded by the coding sequence ATGGCGGGCATGCCGCTGATCGGCGTCAGTACGTACCTGGAGACCGGGGCGCGCTGGGGCGTGTGGGAGCTGGAGGCGGCGCTGCTTCCGGCCGGGTATCCGCGGCTCGTGCAGCGGGCGGGCGGGCTGGCCGTGATGCTCCCGCCGGACGCGCCGGAGCACGCCTCCGCCACCGTCGCCCGACTGGACGGCCTGGTGATCGCGGGCGGCCCGGACGTGGAGCCGGCCCGCTACGGTGCCGAGCGCGACCCGCGCACCGGACCGCCGGCCCGGGCCCGCGACACCTGGGAACTGGCGCTCATCGAGGCGGCCCTGAGCACGGGGGTGCCCCTGCTGGGCGTCTGCCGGGGCATGCAGCTGCTGAACGTCGCCCTGGGCGGCACCCTGGTCCAGCACATCGACGGCCACGCCGAGGCGGTCGGGGTCTTCGGCGGCCACCCGGTCACGCCGGTGCCGGGGACGCTGTACGCCGGTGTCGTGCCCGAGGAGGTGTTCGTGCCGACGTACCACCACCAGGCGGTGGACCGGCTCGGTACGGGGCTGGTCCCCTCCGCCCACGCCGCGGACGGCACCGTCGAGGCCCTCGAACTGCCGTCCGGCCGGGGCTGGGTCCTCGGCGTGCAGTGGCACCCGGAGATGGGCGAGGACGTGCGGGTGATGGCGGCACTGGTGAACGCGGCGGCATCGGACTGA
- a CDS encoding FadR/GntR family transcriptional regulator, giving the protein MPEETGGSVTDRLAPVLRTVRAGNGFEEALEQILQVVRLGLVSGGERLPAERELAERLGISRVTLREVLRVLQDQGLVEARRGRYGGTFVLPRADSGGEDELRRRVAGVDIEDVLRFREVLEVGAAGLCAAHGLTDARAARLREALAGTRDAPLASYRRLDTRLHLTLAELCGSPTLAAQYAAVRAGLNDLLDCIPLLVRNLEHSQRQHTALVAAVLDGDADGAREIAREHCAGTAALLRGFLA; this is encoded by the coding sequence ATGCCGGAGGAAACCGGCGGGAGCGTGACGGACCGGCTCGCGCCGGTCCTGCGGACGGTACGGGCCGGCAACGGCTTCGAGGAGGCGCTGGAGCAGATCCTCCAGGTCGTGCGGCTGGGTCTGGTGTCCGGGGGCGAGCGGCTGCCGGCCGAGCGGGAGCTGGCGGAGCGGCTGGGGATCAGCCGGGTCACGCTCCGCGAGGTGCTGCGGGTGCTCCAGGACCAGGGGCTGGTGGAGGCCCGGCGCGGCCGGTACGGCGGAACGTTCGTGCTGCCGCGGGCGGATTCCGGCGGTGAGGACGAACTGCGGCGCCGGGTCGCCGGGGTCGACATCGAGGACGTGCTGCGCTTCCGGGAGGTGCTGGAGGTGGGCGCGGCCGGGCTGTGCGCGGCGCACGGGCTGACGGACGCGCGGGCGGCGCGGCTGCGCGAGGCGCTGGCCGGCACGCGGGACGCGCCGCTGGCCTCCTACCGGCGGCTGGACACGAGGCTGCACCTCACCCTCGCCGAGCTGTGCGGCTCACCGACCCTGGCCGCGCAGTACGCCGCCGTCCGGGCCGGCCTGAACGACCTGCTGGACTGCATCCCGCTGCTGGTGCGCAACCTGGAGCACTCGCAGCGGCAGCACACCGCGCTCGTGGCGGCGGTGCTCGACGGCGACGCCGACGGAGCGCGGGAGATCGCGCGGGAGCACTGCGCGGGGACGGCCGCGCTGCTGCGCGGGTTCCTGGCCTAG